CGGGAGCCGGGTCTCGTGCCCTGCGGGACAGGACACGAGACCCGGCTTGGGGGGAGTGGGGGTCTAGATTTCGCCGAACGCGTCGTACCGGATGTTCTCCGGCGGTACGTCGTCGGCGGCGAGCGTCCGCAGCGCGGAGCGGACCAGGGAGGCTGATCCGGAGACGTAACAGTCGTGCGTGGTCCACGGGCCGTACCTGGCGAAGACGTCGGCGATCTCGCCCCGTTCACCGGTGAAGCCGGGATCGGCGCTGCACGCCGGGATGATCGACAACCAGGGGTGCCCGGCGGCGAGTTGGTACAGCTCGGTCAGCCCGTACAGGTCGTCGCGGGACGTCGCGCCCACGAAGACGTGCATCCACCGGGTGCGGTTGTGGACCGCCAGTTCCTCGGCAAGTGCCTTGATCGGGGCGAGCCCGACGCCGCCGGCCACGCAGAGGACGTCCCGGGTGGATCCCGGGTTCAACGTCATGGAACCCATCGGCGCGGCCACCCGCAGCAGGTCGCCGACCCTGACCCGGCGGACCAGGGCACTGGAGACCCAGCCGGCGCCGACCGCCCGGACGTGGAACTCCAGGACGTTGTCCTCCCTCGGGGCGTTGGCGATCGAGTACGTCCGCCAGAGCCGGGGCTGGTAGCGCGGCGCCTCGACGCTGACGTACTGACCCGCCCGGTACGGCAGCGGATGCTGGAGGGGCCGGCAGGTCAGTACGGCGACGTCGGGACCCCGGCGCTCGTGGCTGAGCACCTCGGCGTGCCAGAACGGCGGGTTCGGATCGCCGGCCGCTCCGGCCTGCATCCGCTCCCCGATCGCCTGGTACGCGTCCCGCCACGCCTGGTCGTACTCGACGGTCCACTGCTCGCCGGCGGTCCGCCGCAACGCCTCCGTCAGCGCGTCGCCCATAGTGTCGTAGTGCTCGGCCCGTACGTGGTACTTGCGGTGGTCGCGACCGAGCGAGCGGAGATAGTCGTCGAAGTTCTCCGGATCGTCCATGGTCTGGACGGAGGTGACGATCGCCTCCAGCAGCCGGTCCCGCTGCCCGTCCATCTGGACCGGGAACAGCGTGCGCAGCGCGGGGTCGGTCAGGAACATCCGGGCGTAGAAGTATCCCGCGACCTTGTCCCGCTGCTCTTCGACCAGGGTCCAACTCTCCTTCAAGAGCTGCGCCAGGTTGTCCATTGACACCCTTCTCGGTCGGGGCTACTGCGTGAGTAAGAATGAATACCGAGAGTCGATGTTGGTCGCACAGATTGTGCGATTGGGCCCGAACATCGCCTGCCAGGGGTACTGCACCGGCGGCGACCCGGTGCGGGAGACCACGGCGGCCCGTCGGATCGGGCACAGTTGTCGGGTGACGGTTGATCTCGCCCGACCACTTGCCCGCCGGGTGCTGGGCATCGAGGTGCTGTTGGTCCTCGGGCTGTCCCTCGGCCAGTCCGCGGTCTACTCGGCGGTGACGATCATCGCCCGGTTGACCGCCGACCAGCCGCTGTCCCAGCAGACCGCCACGCTGAACGCCTCCCAGTCGACACGTCACTGGCTCGACCTCACCTACCAGCTCCTGGGCATCTTCTTCGCCCTCGTGCCGGTGCTGCTCGCCGTACACCTGCTCAACCGGGACCGGTCGCTCGACCGGGACGGGCTGCTGCGCCGGGACGGAGTGCTCGACCAGGGCCGGGGCGGTGCGCGGTGGGTACTCGGGCTGGACGGGCGGCGGCCCGGCCGGGATCTCGCCTGGGGGGCGGCCCTCGCCGCCTCGATCGGGCTACCCGGCCTCGGCCTGTTCTGGATCGCCGCACACCTGGGCGTCAACGCCACCGTGGTCCCGGCGAACCTGCCCGATCTCTGGTGGGCGGTGCCGGTGCTCGTCCTCTCCGCCGCGCAGAACGCCATCCTCGAAGAGGTCGTGGTGGTCGGCTACCTGATGACACGGCTGCGGGAGCTGAACTGGCGGATCGGCGCCGTGATCGCGACCAGTGCCCTGCTGCGCGGCTCGTACCACCTCTACCAGGGCTTCGGCGCGTTCCTCGGCAACGCGGTGATGGGGGTCGTCTTCGCGCTGTTCTTCCTGCGTACCAAGCGGGTGCTTCCGTTGGTGGTGGCGCACACCCTGCTGGACGTGGTCGCCTTCGTCGGTTACGCGCTGCTGCCGCCCAGCTGGTTCGACTGGTTGTAGGGCAGCGCTGGCGGACCGGCCGTACCCGCACCAGCGGCGGGCGGATCGGCGGAGCGCGGACCGGTGGCGGTGGTTCGGTAGTGCGCCGTGGCCCGGGCGGCGACCCGCTCGGTGGCGGCCGAACTCGCCAGCGCGGTGACCAGCGTCGTCGCCCCCGGCAGTCGCCGTACGGCCAGCCGTAGCGCCAGCCAGTTCACGCTCCGGGCGACGATCGGCGCACCGAGCCGCCAGCCGGCCTCCGCCAACCGCGGCGACGACCCGTCCGGCCCGCCGCGCAGTGCCGCAGCGGCCGCGTCCAGGGCAGCTCGGGCGCTTTCCCCGTCCGGATGGACCCGAGTCAGCACCAGCAGCTCGGCGGCCCGGTCCGGAGCGGTCGGATCATGACCGTGCGCGGCGGCCAGGTGCAGCACCAGGCCGGCCTGTGCCCAGGTGACGACCGCCAGCTCCGCGAACGGGGCGAGCAGCCCGGTCGCCATCGACAGGGCGCCGCCGGCGGCGGCGAGTCGGACGTACCGCTGGGTGGCCAGCCGGGCGAGACCGTCGGGGGTGGCGCTCGGATAGGCCGTCCGGACCCGCGCCGCCCAGGACAGGGCCGCCGGCCCCAACTCGCGTACGGCGGCCAGGGCGAGCAACTCCGGCGCGTACCCGGGGTGGTCGAGAACGTGCCGCACCGTCGAGCGCGGCGACCCTGACGAAGGGGTACGGCCGCCAGCCGCTCGATCCGGCAGCTCGGCGTCCACCCGAAGGACGTCAACCTCGTCGGGTACACGGGTGCCGTCGACCGCACCGGTCGGCTCGTCGACGACCTCGGTCTCGACCGCCTCGCGGGCGGTGGTGTGGACGGGGGGCGTGGAGTCGGCTGCCGGCGTACCCGATGATTCGCTTGTCGGGAAGTCGGCGTTGGCGGGTCCGGGCGAGGTTTCGGCCGGAGGGGTGGCAGGGCCGCCGACCGACTCTGCCGGCCCCGGCGTCGGATCGTCCGGTGAAGTCGTCGGCGCCGCCGACGGTGCCGGTGGCGGCGCCGCGACCCTGGTCGTTGCGGAGGTGGTCGTGGCCTTCCTCACAGCGGGCGCCTTGGCGGCGGTCTTCTTCGCGGCGGTGGTCTTCTCGGCGGTGGTGGCCTTCTTCGCGACCGCGGTCCTGGCTGCGGTGGCCTTCTTGGCGGTGGTCTTCTTCTCGGCGCCGGCCCTCTGGGCGGGCTTGGCCGCCTTCTTGGCGGCGGTCGTCTTCCGGGGAGCCGGTGCCGTTGCCTGGCTGGAAGGGGTCGGCTCGTCCTGGCCACTCGGAGTGGAGTCCTCAGCCTGCGAAGATTCCGGCGCTGGCGTGGTCGGCTGATCGCCCCGTTCGGCACCGGGCTCCGGCGAGTTCTCCCCGGTGAAGCCCGACCCGAGCGGGGGGAACACGGGCGGCCGAACGGTGGAACCGGTGGACGGCGGCGGCAGTTCGGGCTCGGTCGGCGGCTGGAAGAGCACCGCCGGCGGTGTCTGCCGGGTACGCGGCCGGGGCGGCTTGGGCGGCTCGCCCGTTGACTCCGGGTCCGGCTCCGGCGGGGACGTGAAGGCGGCCCTGGTCCGGCCGGAGCCACGCGTCGACTTCGGTTCCGGGCGGCGGCGTGGGGGTTCGGTGGACGGCTGCTCCTCCATATCACGCGAGCCTAGTCGTGTCCGTGGATCGGCACCGAACAGAAATCGGCCGAGGTTGCGGCCGGGATGATCAGGGCGGCGGGTGCCGTCGCGGGCCCGACGGGGAAGTCGTTTTGCCCCTCCGGGTGGCTGCCCTGTATCCTCGACCGACGTGGTCTGCTGACCACGCAGGGAGACTTCGCCTAGTCTGGTCTATGGCGCCGCACTGCTAATGCGGTTGGGGTCTTAAAGCCCCTCCCGGGTTCGAATCCCGGAGTCTCCGCGCTATGGCCGGTGTGTAGACTGGCCCGGCACCTGCGCCCGTAGCTCAACGGATAGAGCATCTGACTACGGATCAGAAGGTTAGGGGTTCGAATCCCTTCGGGCGCGCCTTCTTGAACAGGGAAGATAGCCGACCAGCTATCTTCCCTGAGGCCATGTGAGTCACGTCTGCGACCCACGCGCAAGGCTCCGTTTGGCCCCGCTGAGCTGGTCGATCGCGCCAGCGCGCAGCGGTTCGAAGAGGGTGCGTGCGAAGAGCCCGATTCCCTAGCTTTTGGTCGTAGTTAGATGCATGTCTATCTTGTTGGGGATAGATTTTGCAGCTTGACTATGGAATCAGGAACTATGAGCGCAATGTTCGATTCTGGGACCGGGTTGTAGAAGACCGATCAACCCGAGGGGCCGGGGACGCCTCTTTTCGTGCACGCGAATGGCCGCCCGGTTAGCCCGGACTGGCTGACCCGCCGGTTCGCGAAGCTGGTCAAGCAACTGGGCTGCCACCGGTGCGGTTGCATGACCTGCGGCACGCCGCTGCGGGACTGGCCTCGGCGGCTGGGGTGGACCTGAAGATGATCCAGCACGACATGGGGCACGCCAGCCCGGCGACCACAGCGGAAACCTACATCTACATATTCAAGAAGATGGCTAAGGAGGCGGTGCGCGCCAGCGCCGCGTTGCTGCTGTCCCACGCGAGGGTCCGTATGTCGCTGGAGGGCACCTCTCAGGCGTGACTCGGCTGGCTAGCAGCCTTCAGCGTCCCCCAATGGGCGCTCTGTCAGCTGAGGTTGAGAAGGGCGCTCTGGTCGACGACGATGGCGTGCGCGACGTCGGTGAGCTTTTTGTTGTTGCCTCGGGCGTAGGTGCGGATGCGGGTGAACGCCTCATCGACGCTGATTTGGTGGGCTTGGGCGACGGCACCTTTGGCTTGTTCGATCACGATCCGGCTGTTCAGGGCGCCCTGTAGTTGCTCGGTCAGGACTTCGCTGCGGTGGATGGCGCGTTCCTGCAGCAACGCGATCGCGGCGATGTCCGCGAGGGACTGCACGATTGGCACGTCCGCACCGTCGAAGTCACCGCCTTCAGTGTCGCCAAACACGTTCAACGCCCCGATGGTCTGGCTGCGTAGCCGCATCGGGAAGGCGTGTACGGATTGGAATCCGGTGGCGGTGGCGCGGGGGGCGAAGCGGGGCCACCGGGGGGCGGCTTCGCCGAGGTTCACGTTGATGACAGGCTGCCCGGTGCGGAACGCTTCCAGGCAGGGCCCCTCGCGGGTTTGCAGTTGGAACAGTTCGAGGAGTTTGACGTTCTCGTTGGAGCCTGCCATGAACTCGAGGCGGCCGTCCTTGTCGGCCAGGACCAGTCCGACGGCGGCGGCGCCGACCAGGTCGGCGGTCCGGTCGGTGAGCATGTGCAGGAACTCCAGCAGGTCGAACTCGTCGACCAGGGTGTCGGCGACCTCGACGAAGATCGTCGCGAGCCGTTCGGCGGAAACGGTGGTCATGCCTGCCTCCCGGCATCGATGCGTGGATACCACACGGTCATCGGTGGTCTCGGTCGAACTGCAACCTGCGGGCTACCACGTCATGGGCGACATCACCCAGGCCACGACTCTCGGCGTACGCGTAGGCCCGCATCCTTGCCATGGCCTCACTGAGTGTCCCTCCGATCTGCACCATGACCATGCCTTGGGCCTGGAACAGTTCCGCCCGGTAGCCGACCGCGTCGGCCACACCATCGTCGGTGTCGACGTCGCTGGTGGCTTCGTGCTGGTCGAGCAGGGCCTCCAGAGTGAGGTCGGCGAAGGTCATCGCGTCGCTGAGCTGGGCACCCGACAGTGCCCCGGGGTGTTCGCGGAAGACGTCCAGGACACCCAGACGGGCGGCGCCCATCTGGAGCGGGAACGCGAACACGGCTCGGACGCCGCTGTCGTGAGCGGCGGGACCGTACATCGGCCAGCGGGCGGCCGCGTCGTGGGCGAGGTCTGGGATCAGGACCGGGCGGCGGGAGTCGAAAGCATCGATGCAGGGACCTTCACCGAGGACGAACTGAAGTTCCTCGATCCGCTCGCTGTGTGGGTCGGAGGCCGCACATACCCCGCGTACACCGTTGTCGGTCAACACGCTGATCCCGGTCCCGGACGCCGACAACGTTCGGGCGGCGGTCTGACACACCCGCTGGAGGTAGTCGTTGGTGCTGTGGGACTGGCCCGGCTGCGCCGCGATGAGGTTCCTGATCGCGGTGACCCGGTCAGCCACCACGTACACCGGAGCAGAACAGCGGCTCGGTTCGGCGGCACAGCGTCGCCGTGGGAATACCGGAAATGGGAGCTGGCACGGCTACACCTCTGCGGCGGATGAAGTGACCGCCGGGGCTCGGGCAGTAGGACCGGATGGTCCGATCCTGCTGAAATCATACTCGCCCTGACGAATCTTGCAGATGCGTGCACCAGAAGCGTCGGCCGGCTTGCCGGTAATCACACCCCGGGGCATGATGCTTGATGCGGCTCCAGGTGGTGGGCCGTTGCCCCGGACCCGGCATGTCACACGCCACGCAAGGCGGGACCATGCCTCAGAACTCCGACGGCTTCTACCAGGAATCCGATCACGGTCTGACCGTCACCGCTCGCACTCTGCCCGGCGGCGATCGCCGTACCTACCTGTGCCTGGCCGGCGAGATCGACATTGCGTCATCTGCGGTCCTGTCCAAGACCGTCGACTGGCTGACCGCGTTGGCGCCGGTCAGCGTGCTGGTGGACCTCGCCGAGCTCACCTTCGCCTGCTCGACGCTACCCAACTTCGTCGTACGAGTCCGCCAAGCGGTGCCGGACGACGCCGAGCTCATTCTGTGGCGGGCCAGGCCGGCGACCGAATGGATGTTACGGGTCACCGACATGGCAACCATCGCCACTATCCGCGACGAGCCCCACTGATGCCCCACCACGCTCGTCTTGAGTCCATGCCTGCCAAGTACGGAATGAACCCATCCTTTGATATGCGTCGGTGCTCACCGAGCATGCGCGAGCGTCGGTCCGCGGAAGTGATGCCCGCAGTTGATCTTTACCTGACTCTTGGCGGACATCATTAGCTTGATCAGCCCTTTGCTCGCTGTCAGCAGCTCGGCCACGTCGTCGTTCGGCTCGGCGTCGTCGAGCACGCATCTGGCCTACGGCGACGAGAGCGCCTACTGGCAGGTGTTGCGACGGGAGTGGTAGGTGCGTCGTTCTGATATGGACAACAACTGGTGACGCTACTGCCCACTGTTGCGCCACGAGTGAATGACCGGGAGGAAGAATCATGACAACCGTCGGTTCGGTCATCGACCGGCCTGCCAGCGCGGCGCGCGGTAGCGACTACGGGCAGCTTCTGAAACGCGTCAAGGACGCTGGCCTATTGGACAGGAGGGCGGGCTACTACACGTTCAAGATCATGACGACCGTGCTGGCGTTCGCCGGCGCGTGGGTGGCGTTCGTGGTGATCGGTCCGTCCTGGTGGCAACTGGGTACGGCCGCGTTGTTGGCGGTGCTGTACACCCAGGTCGCCTTCATCGGCCACGACGCTGGCCACAAGCAGATCTTCCGGACCCGGCGCGCGAACTACCTGCTCGGCGTGGCAGTGGGCAACCTGGGCGTCGGGCTGAGCTACGGGTGGTGGATCGACAAGCACAACCGACACCATGCCCACCCCAACGAAGTCGGCAGCGATCCCGACATCGAACCAGGTGTGCTGGTCTTCACCGGGTGGCACGCCCCACTCCGCAGCAGGGCGCTCCGGCTCTGGCGGCGGCTACAGGCGTACATGTTCTTCCCGCTGCTGTTGCTCGAAGGACTGAACCTGCACGTCGCCAGCGTGCGGGCACTCGCTGGACCGACGGTCAGATCCCGCGCCTACCGGGCGTTGGAGATCACCCTGTTCGCCGTGCACACCGTGGGCTACCTGACCATGGTGTTCCTGGTGCTCCCACCCTGGCAGGCGATCGCGTTCATCGCAGTCCACCAGGCCCTGTTCGGCCTCTACATGGGCTGCTCGTTCGCACCCAACCACAAGGGCATGCCCGTGCTGACCGCCGACGACGACCTGGACTACCTACGTCGACAGGTGCTCACCTCCCGCAACATCCGAGGCGGCCGGCTGGTGGACTTCCTCCTCGGCGGGCTGAACTACCAGATCGAACACCACCTGTTCCCGAACATGCCGCGGCCCAACCTGCGCCGCTCGCAGCAACTGATCCGACGGTTCTGCGCCGAGCACGACGTCAGCTACACCGAGACCGGCCCGTTCGCCTCGTACCGGCAGGTCCTGCGCCACCTACACCAGGTCGGACGCCCAGACGCCGACCCCACACCCCTCACACAGGACGGCTGACCATGCTTACCGCCACGCCACAGGCCACCATGATCCCGTCGTCACCGCCTCGCAACCTCGACTGGTACTCGCCCCTGTCCGAGCCAGCCGGGCCGTCCTGGACGGTGGATGATGGCCCCGCTCCTGGGACCCGGTGGCCGAACTCCCCGGACTCCTCCTAATCCGGTCCAGCCGCTACGGACGGATCCGGAACGTGATACTCAACAACAGCGCCTGGGACAGCGCTTCCGCCGACTCGCAGTCGGCACGCACGTGGTCCGGGTGGCTGGTTCGACTTGCCCGCGACGGGGTGTCGCGCGGCGAGCGGCGCCGGCCGTGTCTTCTGGCGCTCATCTGTCAGCCGCACCGCCGCCGACCGGTGCCCCCGGATCGGGCTTGACGGAGGTCGCGACCGGTGGTGGGTCATCCTGGTCAACGGGGGTCTCGCCTTGTGCGGTCTGCTCGGCCTCGGCCTGCTCGTCGTCGGCGGGTCGGGTGCCGGGCGGTTCGCGGTCGGGGGTGGGCTCGCCCTGCGGATGTGCGCTCAGGTAGCGCACGGCGGTGTTGGCCACAGCCAACACCGGTACGGCCACGAGCGCGCCGACGATGCCGGCGACGACGAGGCCGGTGGCGATCGCGAGGATGACGGCGAGTGGATGCAGGGCCACGGCGCGGCCCATGATGAGCGGCTGCAGCACGTGGCCTTCCAGTTGTTGCACGCCGATGACGACGGCAAGGACGATGAGCGCGGTGACCGGGCCCTGGGTAACCAGCGCGACCAGGATGGCGACCGTGCCGGACAGGGTGGCGCCAATGACCGGGATGAAGGCGCCCAGGAACACCAGCGCGGCCAGCGGCAGCGCGAGGGGGACACGCAGCACGGCAAGCCCGATGCCAATGCCAACGGCGTCGACGATCGCCACCAGCACCGTGGCGCGGACGTACGAGCCCAGGGTGTGCCAGGAGTAGTGACCGGCGCGGGCCACCGGGACGCGGGCCGGGCGCGGCAGCAGGCGGCAGAGGAACCGCCAGATCTGTGCCCCGTCGCGCAGAAAGAAGAACAGGGTGAACAGCACGAGGAAGAACCCGGCGACGACCTCGCCGACCGTCGTGGCCGTGCTCAACGCGCCGGACGTGATCTCGCCCTGGTTCTCGGATACCTGCTGCTGCAGCCGTTCGAACCCCTGGGTGAGTTGCGCCTGCGACAGGTGCAAAGGACCGCGTGTGAGCCATGTCTGTACTTCGTTCACGCCGTCGCGGACCTGGGCCGACAGGTCGTCGAACTGCGAGATGACCGTCCCGACGATCAGCCCGAGGCCGCCGAACACGGCCGCCAGCCCACTGATGAGCACCGCGCCGGCCGCCAGGGAGCGGTTGACTCCCCGGTTGCGCAGCCCTCGGACGGCCGGCTCGAACAGGGCGGCGAGCAGCAGCGCCACCACCACCGGGATGACCACGATGCGCAGGATCGCAATCACTCTGATCAGCAGATAGGCGGCGGCAATAAACAAGATCAGCCGCCACGCCCACGCCCCGGCAATCCGCACGCCACGGGGGATACCATCGTCCACGGTCGGTGCCGGCTCGGCGACCGCCCGCCCGGTGGTAGCGCCTAACGTGCTGTCGATCTGGAAGGGCGGCAGCGAGCCGCCTTGCCGGGCAGTCGTCAACCGGGTACGCGCCCGCTCACGAACCGAACCGAACCACCTCATGGCAGCCCCCTTCCGACCCTCCCGTGAGCAGTACCCAAAACATGGCTGATCGTCACGTCACGGCTCGACCGTCTCAGGCGAGCGCAGCACTTCCCGAAGCGGACGGACGGGTGGCGACCGCAACCACGTGCGACATGGGCGACCGGTGTCACGAAAGGCGGCGAGGTCGCAGAGATGGCCCGGGATCGGCCGCGACTGCTTGGCTGCGGTGTCGGTCAACGGCGGGTGGGCCTGGCTCGCCACCGGCGCCCGCATCGACGTG
The nucleotide sequence above comes from Plantactinospora soyae. Encoded proteins:
- a CDS encoding globin domain-containing protein encodes the protein MDNLAQLLKESWTLVEEQRDKVAGYFYARMFLTDPALRTLFPVQMDGQRDRLLEAIVTSVQTMDDPENFDDYLRSLGRDHRKYHVRAEHYDTMGDALTEALRRTAGEQWTVEYDQAWRDAYQAIGERMQAGAAGDPNPPFWHAEVLSHERRGPDVAVLTCRPLQHPLPYRAGQYVSVEAPRYQPRLWRTYSIANAPREDNVLEFHVRAVGAGWVSSALVRRVRVGDLLRVAAPMGSMTLNPGSTRDVLCVAGGVGLAPIKALAEELAVHNRTRWMHVFVGATSRDDLYGLTELYQLAAGHPWLSIIPACSADPGFTGERGEIADVFARYGPWTTHDCYVSGSASLVRSALRTLAADDVPPENIRYDAFGEI
- a CDS encoding tyrosine-type recombinase/integrase, with the protein product MRLHDLRHAAAGLASAAGVDLKMIQHDMGHASPATTAETYIYIFKKMAKEAVRASAALLLSHARVRMSLEGTSQA
- a CDS encoding GAF and ANTAR domain-containing protein; protein product: MTTVSAERLATIFVEVADTLVDEFDLLEFLHMLTDRTADLVGAAAVGLVLADKDGRLEFMAGSNENVKLLELFQLQTREGPCLEAFRTGQPVINVNLGEAAPRWPRFAPRATATGFQSVHAFPMRLRSQTIGALNVFGDTEGGDFDGADVPIVQSLADIAAIALLQERAIHRSEVLTEQLQGALNSRIVIEQAKGAVAQAHQISVDEAFTRIRTYARGNNKKLTDVAHAIVVDQSALLNLS
- a CDS encoding GAF and ANTAR domain-containing protein, which produces MADRVTAIRNLIAAQPGQSHSTNDYLQRVCQTAARTLSASGTGISVLTDNGVRGVCAASDPHSERIEELQFVLGEGPCIDAFDSRRPVLIPDLAHDAAARWPMYGPAAHDSGVRAVFAFPLQMGAARLGVLDVFREHPGALSGAQLSDAMTFADLTLEALLDQHEATSDVDTDDGVADAVGYRAELFQAQGMVMVQIGGTLSEAMARMRAYAYAESRGLGDVAHDVVARRLQFDRDHR
- a CDS encoding STAS domain-containing protein, which produces MRLQVVGRCPGPGMSHATQGGTMPQNSDGFYQESDHGLTVTARTLPGGDRRTYLCLAGEIDIASSAVLSKTVDWLTALAPVSVLVDLAELTFACSTLPNFVVRVRQAVPDDAELILWRARPATEWMLRVTDMATIATIRDEPH
- a CDS encoding fatty acid desaturase family protein; translation: MTTVGSVIDRPASAARGSDYGQLLKRVKDAGLLDRRAGYYTFKIMTTVLAFAGAWVAFVVIGPSWWQLGTAALLAVLYTQVAFIGHDAGHKQIFRTRRANYLLGVAVGNLGVGLSYGWWIDKHNRHHAHPNEVGSDPDIEPGVLVFTGWHAPLRSRALRLWRRLQAYMFFPLLLLEGLNLHVASVRALAGPTVRSRAYRALEITLFAVHTVGYLTMVFLVLPPWQAIAFIAVHQALFGLYMGCSFAPNHKGMPVLTADDDLDYLRRQVLTSRNIRGGRLVDFLLGGLNYQIEHHLFPNMPRPNLRRSQQLIRRFCAEHDVSYTETGPFASYRQVLRHLHQVGRPDADPTPLTQDG
- a CDS encoding AI-2E family transporter, producing MRWFGSVRERARTRLTTARQGGSLPPFQIDSTLGATTGRAVAEPAPTVDDGIPRGVRIAGAWAWRLILFIAAAYLLIRVIAILRIVVIPVVVALLLAALFEPAVRGLRNRGVNRSLAAGAVLISGLAAVFGGLGLIVGTVISQFDDLSAQVRDGVNEVQTWLTRGPLHLSQAQLTQGFERLQQQVSENQGEITSGALSTATTVGEVVAGFFLVLFTLFFFLRDGAQIWRFLCRLLPRPARVPVARAGHYSWHTLGSYVRATVLVAIVDAVGIGIGLAVLRVPLALPLAALVFLGAFIPVIGATLSGTVAILVALVTQGPVTALIVLAVVIGVQQLEGHVLQPLIMGRAVALHPLAVILAIATGLVVAGIVGALVAVPVLAVANTAVRYLSAHPQGEPTPDREPPGTRPADDEQAEAEQTAQGETPVDQDDPPPVATSVKPDPGAPVGGGAADR